A single genomic interval of Schistocerca americana isolate TAMUIC-IGC-003095 chromosome 2, iqSchAmer2.1, whole genome shotgun sequence harbors:
- the LOC124588848 gene encoding protein mono-ADP-ribosyltransferase PARP12-like has translation MAVILQEHWKCSDTAMEELALRHLPPSWTDTSSNEVEVAVGDISVHMPHDLQVTSVVKVVNPYLWCCYQLKKAEYVNRYGSAKEMTLYHGTSRDNMESIITNNLNWRCSERVRYGQGISFSPSTTYANFYSKYNFDYKWKNRTDMAMIVATVLVNNTAEGNNTNIVPPTGSDTTIGDHYQVYVKHCDNEFYPEYIIYYKIYIDDNF, from the exons ATGGCAGTTATACTGCAAGAACACtggaaatgta GtgacacagcaatggaagaactAGCACTGCGGCATCTACCTCCAAGTTGGACAGACACATCTTCCAATGAAGTTGAAGTTGCAGTGGGTGATATTTCAGTACATATGCCACACGACTTGCAGGTCACATCAGTTGTGAAGGTTGTGAACCCATATTTGTGGTGCTGTTATCAGCTGAAAAAGGCAGAATATGTGAACAGATATGGCAGTGCTAAGGAAATGACTCTGTATCATGGTACAAGCAGAGATAATATGGAGtctataattacgaataacttgaatTGGCGATGTTCAGAGCGAGTCAGGTATGGTCAAGGCATTAGTTTCAGTCCATCAACCACCTATGCCAATTTCTATTCTAAGTACAATTTTGATTATAAATGGAAGAATAGGACTGACATGGCAATGATTGTCGCAACTGTACTAGTTAATAATACTGCAGAAGGTAATAACACGAATATAGTGCCTCCCACTGGTTCTGATACAACTATTGGAGATCATTATCAAGTATATGTTAAGCACTGTGACAATGAATTTTACCCAGAATATATCATTTACTACAAAATCTACATAGATGACAACTTTTAA